CATTGCATTCATTATTGTATGAGTTAAAACTgctatttttttaagtatgtttttggAGAAATTGGCACGCAGTTATTTTGGGGTTTCAGATACTCTTCAGTGCATTGCAGAGATGCTGCAGATCACCAAGCAGGCCATGGGATTGGATGTACCTATAATTGAGAAAAAACTTGAGAGGTGAGTGTACTACTTCTCCCAAGATTTTCTTGGGATAGAAAATCCAAGAATAAAGACGTTATTATCCAGTGTCTTATTTTCTTGAACCACATTTGCAGGGGGAAAGAAAGGGGACATCCCATTCTGTAATGTATTGGTACTTAGAGGTAAGTACCAAATTTCTGTGGATCAAAGTCATTGTAACACAGGCACTATCATGTAGtcaaattatacattaaaatacaTGCACTTGTTTCCCCCTcacccacaatttttttttttttttttaaataacggCCTCTAAATATAAACTGTTGAATCTAATCCTCCAAGAAAATTATCTTTTCCAATTTTGGAATAAAAACTGACTATGCCAGACCTAGTATTGTATAGTATAAATACCATGTATACATTATTAAGGGGTTTTCATGGGTAATTTTGACTGTACTTAGTTTGCTGCAGATGCTGAGTTAATGGCTAACACTCATTTAATATGCTCTTCCATGGTTATCATTTTGACATATTCCTCTCAGTTCTTTTTCTTATACACATTTTTAACCTATATACATTATAACCTGTTATTGCTAAACATTATATTGTATGCATTTTCCACGTTACTATAGAATTCATAACAATCATTTTTAATAGTTGCCTACTGTGATCTGTTTGCAAATGTATTAGGTAGGTTCAGAACATGGACTCTGGTCAGCCAAATTTTTTTGACTCCTGGTTCTGTCACTTACTCTTCAACCTTGGGAAAGACACttaattttatcatatgtaaGATGAGATAATAAAATCTACATCAGAGAGTAGGTGCATGGATTGAATGATAATGCACTTAGAATATCACCTGGCACTCAGCTCTTAAACccaattactttaaattttgattgtaggctttttttcctttcataaaaaAATCATGACAAACATCTTTgtcatgtattattttttcatgtttaggaTATTTCCTTAGAAGAGCATCTCCAAATTAGGAATCCAAATTAAAAGGTGTGACTATTTTCCTTGCTCTTAACAATACCAAATTGTTTGCCAGACTCATTATACACCTCCTTAGAGATTATTGTTTATGCTCAGTTTCACGAAAAATTCTAAAGGTCcacgttttctttttttgagtgatatggcatttaaaatataattaggaTGTTTATCCAGGTTTGTTTAAAAGTTTATAGAGTACCACTGATCCTCTCCACGAATATGTAGGTGGTAGTTTGCAAAGAATCATGATGAAATATGGCTCAGAGAGCCCCTCTCAGTGTATTTTGCCATCCTTGATATATATAACTTATGTGGCAACAAGtgatatacatttttaacttttttttcttttggcagctggctggcatgggcatttttaactcttaaaaaaCTGATGAGGGAGGGAGCATTTAAATTTAAGTACTTTGTGGAGAAAATAATATGCTTTAAACAATAGGTTTTTTAATGTGGGAAAAGAATACCTATCAACAGattagtttatatttaaaatttgtgggTTTTTCCTCCTAATGAGCATTGATCAGGCTTTGTGGCCCACATTCCACAAGGGAAGAGACAGCTATTTGGTCTTCTAGAAGAAAATTGTTCAGTCTTTAGTTAATGGAGAGAATTGTTTCAGTAGCTCTTTAACCTCATAACTTTTGTGCAATATTTTCGTGATCAGTTATTTTGCATTACCGGCAAGAGTACAAATGTACATACTGAGATATTTGTGGCAAATAGCacccagactttttttcttacttatagCTGTTATGAGGAATGCCAAAGGAGAGAACACACTAAGATTAGTTATGTTAAATGTCCCcaatcttttaaaatacattcagaTAACCCACAGGAAATATAAGGAAATGGAGGTCTTAACCCTCCTTCAGCCAAACTGGAATGTGTGTAGACAACTTTAGTTATAATGCTAGACTCCCATTTATATCAACCGCCTTTGCCAGTTTAGAATGTGGCTGTGCTAGACCCGTGCTGCCCAGCGTGGTAGCCACTCACCGCATATGGCTTTGATGCCtgtgaaatgtggctagtctgaattcAGGTGTGCTGTAATTACAGAATACTACATATTAGCTATTTCAAAGACAGTACTAAAAAAGGATAAGGTATTAATCTTCTTTTAATATTGATtatatattgaaatgataatattgttGATATTGTGTTAAATGTTATTAAAGTTAGTTTCACCTGTTCCTTCTTAACGTCCAATTTTAACATACGTAGCTCACGTATTTTTATTGGGCAGTATTGTTTAGTGTCAACTTCGAGGGGTTATCTGAGTTTATCAATTAGCAGTGCACTGTTTTTTAAGATATTGGGACCAATTTAAATAAGCAaagtattttcacttttattaatAGTTGAACTGGTATATTGGATACCAAAGGGAAttaacttttttctcttctaaCTTGTAGGAAGAGCAGTAAACCTCATGAAGACATCATTGGTATCAGATCTCAAAACCAAGGCTCTTTGGCACagggaaagaattttttaatgagCAAATTTTCATCTCTAAATCAAAAAGTGAAGCAGACCAAATCCAATGTAAACATCGGCAACCTACGAAAGTTAGGAAACTTTACAAAACCTGAAATGAAAGTTAACTTTCTAAAACCAAACTTAAAAGTAAATCTTTGGAAATCAGATAGTAGTCTTGAAACCATGGAAAACACAGGAGTGATGGATAATAAGGTCCAGGCCGAGTCTGATGGTGACATGTCTTCAGATAATGACTCATATCACTCTGATGAATTCCTTACAAATTCTAAGTCTGATGAAGACAGGCAGCTAGCTGATTCTTTAGAGAGTGCAGGGCCGATAGATTATGTTCTTCCTAGTTGTGGTATTATTGCTTCAGCACCTCGATTAGGCAGTCGATCCCAGTCTGTTAGCAGCACTGACATTAGCATTCATGCTCCTTCTGAGGTTATGGTCACTCATGAAAGTGGGCTTGGAAAAGGCCAGGAGTCTCCTTTGAAGAAAAGTCCTTCTGCTGACAACATACACATACTGACCGACTTTGCCAAGCCTGTGGATATTTACTGCCACAGATTTGTGCAAGATGCACAAAACAAAATGACCCAGCTATCAGAGACCAGATCTGTGTCTCAGCAGGCTAGTGAGGAAGGAAATCAAATAACCAATCAAATTTCTAATGAAGGAACCCAGTCAGAATCAACGGAACAAACACTTGCTCGGCCATCTCAATTAGATGTGTCTTTTTCTGCTACAGGCCCACAGTTTTTGTCAGTTGAACCCGTGCATTCAGTCTTATCGCACAAGACCCCCAGCTCTGGTTCCAGCATGATTGAATTTGAGACAGGGCTTCGTGTAACTTCTACAGAAAGCGGTAGCAGCAGAGCAGTCTCTCCCTTTGCAAAGATTCGAAGTTCCATGGTCCAAGTTGCTAGTATTACCCAAGCTGGGTTAACCCAGGGGATAAACTTGGCAGTGGCAAAAGTTCAGAAGAGTCCTGCAGAACCTGAAGTGGTCAATGAAATCCAGcaaaatgaacttaaaaatatgtttacacaATGCCAGACACGAATAATTCAGATTTAGTTTTTAGCCACAAAGAATCCTTCCAcggcttttatttaaaaattcaaaaaggaGTTTTCACATATTAGGCTATTTTAACTTGTACTGTCTGAATTTAGGGATCAGAAACTAATTATTGGGAAGGGTTTTGAAAGGAATCTGAACCTGAGCAGACTTCCAAATTTGAGAGCCAGGACTACAGAATTGCATCATCATGGAGTGTAGACTTGAGTAGCTTGTACACTACAAAGCAGTTTGTTCGTTTGAAAGTGATTTAGGAACAGGTCCCTTTGGGATGTGAATttgagtggggtgggggagtatATGAAGTAGATATATAAAGTGTGGACATGGACACATTTAAGGGGTTGGTGTTTTTCATAATTCTCTTTGTCAATTCATTCCTGTGTATTATCTCTACAAGCTAAATTATGCATTAGTTTTCAAAACTATTTGTTTTGATTGCTTTAACCATTCCCTGTAAAGAGTTTATTGAGTGCTATTGACACTGCAGTCaagaaatgtattttcatttgATCCTAATTTTCTCCGTATTCTACTtggacaaatttaaaatattctgccGTCTTATACTCTCCAAAGTCTAGGAGTATTAGACTTGTCAGTCTTAAAGTAAACCTGATACATTGGACCAGCACCCATTAAATtgcattttgctctgtttttagGAATGTAAGAATATATGCACATTGGCTACTGGAAATTCCAGAAGGAAGTTTGTTTTTTCTGGTGGGGGGCATTCCTCAACATCTTGTGTAGACTATCACAAAAAATTTAGTCTGAAGTCCAATTGTGCTAAAACAGGTTCTATGACTACCCCTGACCAGATAGAACCAGGGCCTCCTGTAACCCACACAGTAAGAAAGTTGCACGGTGTATTCCAATAAGTATCAGTTTGTCTGGTATCTTTAGAGCCTTACTTTGTTGAAGTGATTCTCAGCTGAAGATTATGTCTGTTGTAACTTTGATAAGCATTccacttttgttatttattagtGGTGTCTTTTTTGAAGTGTCAAATCTTGTGACTGTTAAAATAAAGTACCATTGTAATTTAAAGTGActgtgtatgagaattccttctATAACACTTTAAAGATAAGGgttggggggggagaagatataacaactacaattccttgaagttgatacgacaagcaaacaggacattgttgggggggagggaggagagggaggagggagggaggttttggtgatggacaacaataatcaaccacaatgtatatcgacaaaataaaattaaaaaaaaaaaaagataagggtTTGATTTTAAATCAGTTAAGGAATTAATAGAATAAATTTGTTATAATACTTGGTCTGagcatttccaaatattttactcTGAGGTGttctcatgattttaaaaatgatgaaatggaTCAAAAGCCATATTTTAAAACCCAAACATTCAAAACAGTGTTTAACCTGCTCTCAACAATTTTTCCTCTGGGTCTTGAATATATTAAGTGTTCCACAACATGAGAGAAAATACAAGCCAAGGTCAGGTgattaaaatatgtgtatttaagCTCCACAGAAATTAGTTCCAAAGAgatttttgaaaactaaaattatcTCAAGAAAGCAATGCTTAGTTCCAAACGGGATCATACAgatgtctattcagtttcttgGTTATTCAAACAGTATTAACATCTTGCCTTGAATCAGAGCAGCCAACTCAAATGTCCACATGAATGGGCAAAAGGGAAAAGGGCTTCCGAAGCTGAGCGTTCCAATCTCCTGCCTGGGTGGGACTCGAGTAGGACGACACCATCCTACACCTCCTCCCGTACTCATGTTTACTGTGTGATGTTTTCCCACAAAGAGGACACAGGGTCTTTTTCCACATAGAGTATCACATGGGCTGCTGAATCTTAGAATTCATGAAAAACAACCCAAAGTACTGGTAATTTGGGAAGTTTTATTGGAAAGAGGGTTCTTTCAAGGTAACTTTTCTGTAAGACCAAGCAAATTACGTATTTCTCTTTGGCAAATTACAATTTATATTGGCACAATAAACACATAACTCATCTACTTTGCTCTAGGacaactgaagaaaatattttatcctcCTCATCAACTCAGCTgagtcttcattttatttctaaaagttttaaggAAGGTCTAGTCTACcagttataaaaaatgaaaaccagttAGAATTCGAATATtaacattatttacattattttataaaaatagatttcattttagGAAAAGTTAATGTTGAACTAGTAATTTTTACTTCATTAGGAATAACCAATTCCTTGGTATTTAAGGCTGACCCTGTTTCCTCAGTTAACTGTCAATTTAGGCCTTACAGGAAAAAACTTAAGGAATTAATGTTTCCAACTATGTAAGAAATTAatctaaaagaaaactttatatatACCATTGATAGCCTTAAAAAGTAATGTTCTAACCCTTCtgaagatttttgttgttttctagctATGGATAATGATATTTtgttacttcaaaaatttgtataTTAAAACTGTAACTGGTCTGGGGAAAACTTACCTGCAGTTTACTGGAGTAGCAGATGTTAGTTGATCTACCACATTTGGAACTAACTGATAAACTCATACAAAAAGCTAAAAAGTCCAATACGATCATTAAAGCAactaaatgactttttttctaaAGAGggtgtttttaaaagaagttttctATTTTGCTCTTTTCATATTTGGGCAAAACTTCATAGGGCAACATTCCCTTAAGTATGTCCCATCAAACAGTGGTTCCTAAATGCACTGGGATGTAATGAGAAAAGTAAGGacgatatgatttttttttcccccaaaagctACATTTATTCCATTTAAAGGACCATCTCTTAGTTCTGAGATTGTCCTGTTATGTAAAAAACATGGTGATAATACACACTGATTTCTTTCAGATTACTTGGCAAAATAAATTGGCAATCCTATCCCCAAAATTTTGGGAAATATTACTGGTTCAGGAAATCCAAAAGTCAGGGAACCACTGCCATGTAAAAGACTAGTTTTGCAGGCTAACTGTTAAGTTGAAGAAAGTTTCTGTGGCCAAATGTTTGGGAAATGAGACTACAGAATTGCACAAGATCATGTGACTCAATGCTAAGTACACCCCATTCCCCAAACTTGGACTACTGAACACACTCAGGCCCACTGTTAATTGGAAGGACAGAATCTGAAGTGCACGATTCCTCTGACTTTGAAATTGCAACAGTTTTCCTCAAATGAATATTAGCATTTCAACAGAGTCTGGCCTTTAACTTAGCTGAAGCTAAGGAAATGGTATAATCAGCAACATTATCAATATTAAACTTTTAatatcaaatacatttttgtacattgttactaatttatataattataaaacaaacttcaAAAGCTCCATAAAATCAGTAAGGTAAAAGCCCTTACTGAATATCATATAAACTTCAGATGTTACCAGGCCTGATTTCAGGAAAAGTTATTggtttttaatacaaatttttctataaaacaatgtggtacaaatgatatttaaattttacaataatGTGGCTACAATTTGCCCATTACTCTTCACAGGTATCAGATCTTTAAAGTTCATTTCCATTCACACATTTCTGCTCCTGCAGCCTGGTTCTTCTTAAAGACTCTAGTTGCTTTGCTCTTAGCCATCGTTCTCTTGACAGCGTTGTCTGACCAGCACTGAGAGACAGAAACCTGGTTTgaaatgcaaaaacaaattttagtCTAGAGCTAGGACAgtaacttttatatattttttaagaccTAGGAATACTTTATAAAAACACAGTCCATGTTAGGAAACAAGACCATCTGGTGGCTACACACAACTCAAGAGCCAAGTTAGACTTCTACAAAGGAATCTTGGAAGAGTCAGAATTGGAGGGCAGCTCACTTTGAAGCTCAGAGAACAAGCAGCTTGCCTGTTCCACTGAAGAGATCATCAGCCAAAGGCGAGTCCCCTTCAAAAAGCCCTttcataaggtgtttttaaaaggaaaagttcATTTCCGTTTTTAGAAGTCTGCCTCAGTTACTGCGGAATAAATCAGGAGACTTGTGCATCGCTTAGTGAAGAAGCGGCGGTGGACGTGTGCTACTCACCGAGCTACCACAAGCAGCTGGTGCAGATCGTCGGCAGTGATGCTCTGAGGGTCGTTCTTACGCATTTCCACAAAGTCATCTTCAACTGCCTTTATCAAAAGagtaaatatatactttaaaacatttccttCCTTAAGAGGActtggctagttagctcacttagagGGTGGTGCTAACaacaaggttaagggttcagatccccatactgcccagttgccaaaataaaataaaaaacttgagaaaataacatttgcatttttgtaagaaaaagaaaagtaacatggGCCCTTGTCTAATATAAAAATGAGGATGTTAGCCCTGCCTCTTAGACAAACAAGACAACGTGGTGAAAAGACTGAGAACCAAAACTTTACGCACATAATAATGCTATTTATGAGAATATCCTAAACGAAATAACAAAACTCAGGTTCATTTAAGAATCATAAGCAAACAGAAATCAGCAACTTGTATAGCAAACATGATGCCTTTAAACAAAGGGAAGAGTGACATCAGAGAATACTGCAGAGTATAGACCTTCGAAAACTGTTCCCACCATTACAGCAACACGAATGCTGCTCAAAATCAGCTTTTTCAAATTGTGGAAATAGATATAACAATCCAAGGAGTGTTTATGCAAGAAAAATAGGTGGCTCTTGGTAAGAATGTTGAGCTTTGTGGCATTTTAACCTTGCCTTATTCCACTCCACCCCCCAGCCTCCAGGTGATAACCTTGAGAACCAATAGCCTGGTGACCGCTGAAGAGGGCAGAACAGGGCTGGAGCTCCTTCAAATAGCCATTCCCAGAGAACTGCCATGAAGTGACCTGTCCGGTGGTTCCCTGGAAGAACTTATTTGTAAGGTTGTCTTTATTTAACCTGACTTAAAGCCTACCGCCTGTGAACAGCCTCTTTCCCCAGGGCATTTATCAGAAACAATCAGAAGTTGATCATCTTGGCTGTCTGAAATATTGGATAATAGCTGTCACAAACTACAGGCTAACCAAAACCCATGAATGGAAAAGCTAGGAAATAAGATGCCCATAGGCGGTTTTGAAAACCTCACATACATATTCCTAGGAATTTAGAAGGCCACACACATGCTTGGAGACCTTAAGCTCCCACCTATGGATAACCTTGAGGCTCCACATAaacaggaagtgaaggctaaggtgGGGCTGTAAACTGCATGGCAGAGTGTTAAAGGCTTGTCCCAAAATGTATACAGAGCCCCTCAACTTACACTTGGAAATGCTTCCAGGCAttgaaagaaatttctgtttaaaaCAGAGCAGAGACTTCAGTGTCCACATGCAACAAAGAATACAGGTTTTATACAGAATTAGTTCAAAAAAGTCactaaccaaccaaccaacaatagataacagcaacaacaacaaagtctAGGGACATTTAATTTccaaaatctgaatttcagagcagagttgccacattatattatttaaaatgtctagtTATCAACAAAAAAACTAGGATGCATGCAAAGAAACGAGAAGGTATAGTCCACACATTGGGAAGAAAGGTGTCAATAGAAACTATCTTTGAGGAAACCCAAACACtagacttactagacaaagactgtaaattggctattttaaatatattcaaagaactaaaggaaactgaatataatgaacaaaaagaaaatatgggaaCAATGTCTCATCACATAGACAATATCAATGaggtagaaataattttttaaaagaagcaaagagaaattctggagttgaaaaataTAGTTACTAACAAAAATCACTAGAGGGCTCAGCAGAtgtgagcaggcagaagaaagaaccagcaaacttgaagataggtgACAGATTATCCAGTCtgcagaacaaaaagaaaaaagaatgaggaaaaacgAACAGAGCCTCAAagacctgtgggacaccatcaagtgtGTCTACACACATAATAGGAATgccagagggagaggagagaaagggacagaaagaaatttaaagaaataatggccaaaagcTTCCCAAATTTGTTGCAAACTTCTCCAAAATGTGCATTAATCTGCACATCCAAGGAGTTCAACAAACTCAATGAAGGAttaaactcaaagagatccatACTTAGACCCATCACAAAGATCAAAAaccaaagagagaatcttgaaagcagcaagagaaaaatgacccACTGTGTATGAAGGGTCATCAGAAACTAGCTGACTTCATTAAACACCAGAGGCCAGAGGGCAGTGGGAAGGCATATTCAAAGCAATGAGAAAAAGACTATCAACCAAAAATTCTACATTCTGCAAAACTAGCCgtaagaagaaattaagacattcccagataagcAAAGAATCTGTCACAAGCAGACCTGTCCAACAGGAAATACgaaagggagttcttcaggctgaagtgAAATGACACTAGACAGGAGGAACTCAACCCTACTGGTTAAAACAAAGAGCACTGGTAAAggtaactacataggtaaatataaaaaacagtacaaatgtcttttttgtttataactttttttctctgatttgaaAGGCAACTGCATAAAGCAACAATTATAAATGTGTGGATGCGTATACCACGTATAAAGATGTAATATCCATGACAATAACAGCACAAAAGGGGAAAAGGAATGGAATTATAAAGGAGCAAAACTTTTGTATATTGTAATTAAACAGGCATTAATCCTAAATAGACTTACTATAGATAAGACGTTAATTTTAGCCTCAGGAcaatcactaagaaaataactcaaaaaaacACTGTAAAAGAAACTTCAAGGGTTAATTAAAATGGTACAGtagaaaatatctatttcaaACAAAAGGCAACAATAATGGagaaacagaggaacaaaaagatgTAAGACATAGCAAAAttaccttatcagtaattacaataaatgtaaattggTTGAACACTGCAATTCAACACAGGGAAATCCTTTATTTTAACCCAAACGTACCTTGGTTATTTCATCAGATATGCTATAATCCAGGAATCTCAAAAGGGTCAGATAAATGCGGAATTTGTTCAGCACAGAAGgcagcactgctgagagaaggCTGTTCATGTATTCCTCCATGTTTGGTGGAATTAGCTGGGGTTGTAAGTGAATCTGGCAGTCTGCCTGAAAAGAGAAATAGTCCACAGTATTTTCTAGGTCCCCAAATCAATCTACATTCTCAGGAGGATGTATCATCTCTATTGTCCCCTAAGGGAATTAGAAAATTTATtattgagggggtgggggagtgtcagtttttaagattattttatgtGCACTATAACTGCCTCAGCAATAACTACAAAAGTTAACTTTTTCTTGGTTACTTATAATGTTTCCTCACTGGTATCAGTAAACATATAAAATGGTAGCCTGCCTCTACAAAAGCAgctaattaaaatgttaatcacACTTTCCCACAGAAAACTTACCAATGAGCCATTTCATCCTTAGTCAAGGCTGTTTCTCATCAGTCGGAGGTGAAACTATTATGCAGAGAAACTATCCACCTTTAAACAACTGGGGgtatttctctgcatcctcacaatTAAAAGCTCTATCAGCCACTCTGATGACTTACCATTTCACcataaaacatacaaataattaCCAAGAGATTAGGAACAGTTTAAAAGGAAATCTAAAATACTTTTTCTCATATGATTAGCAAAAAACAACTGGACAAAGGCAGTAAGAACAGAAGTGTGGAAATTAATTAGGCGATTTACTGAAAGCTTCTGCTTTCTGTACCTAGATGTGGGAGTTTCTACTGCCAATAGCTTTGCTTGTTTTGTGGTTTGCTGAGATCTGGTTCTTGGTAGATGTAAGTTTTCATCCCAAGGCAGGAACAAAATAATCAATTCCTGTATTAATTATCAGCAGACACAATTCTTTAAACAAATGTAGCTTCTTAATAATAAGCAGCACcaagaaacaatgaaaatatagATAGCTTTCCAACATAACCTCCCTCCATTTAAAAACACTGTGTGTcgtcactcacaagtgggagctaagaaaaaagaaaagaaagaaaagaaacaaagagagaccacaataaaacacttaactttcagaaggagagaaaagcaggaggggagagaggttAGAGAGTAAtcgggtaagggacacaaagagtaattacaatttgtaatgataaacatgctaattaatagtattgatttgatcaccacataccgtacacaaatactgatagtcaactctgcaccccataaatatgtaaaatcaaaaataatttttaaaaaccccagaatttaaataaataaatacataaaagttaaaaaataaaaatgactcatCGTACCGGGAGGAGTGACCTCCCCTCCgaagtaataaaaacattaatattgCAGGGGAATTCCATCTGGTGGTAACTGAAGTCATAATCCACCTTCTGCCAAGTTATTAGGTTGCTCAGAGCAGTCACATTATGAACacctagaaaagcaaaaaaataattttcagtcaTTTCGTTTTAATCAC
Above is a genomic segment from Cynocephalus volans isolate mCynVol1 chromosome 7, mCynVol1.pri, whole genome shotgun sequence containing:
- the INPP5F gene encoding phosphatidylinositide phosphatase SAC2 isoform X5, which codes for MFIITPCHLFKHEALCLSFGARLGIAIIQDLGWTKVIINLVDQAGREKIIGDAYLKQVLLFNNSHLTYVSFDFHEHCRGMKFENVQTLTDAIYDIILDMKWCWVDEAGVICKQEGIFRVNCMDCLDRTNVVQAAIARVVMEQQLKKLGVMPPEQPLPVKCNRIYQIMWANNGDSISRQYAGTAALKGDFTRTGERRLAGVMKDGVNSANRYYLNRFKDAYRQAVIDLMQGIPVTEDLYSIFTKEKEHEALHKENQRSHQELISQLLQSYMKLLLPDDEKFHGGWALIDCDPSLVDATHRDVDVLLLLSNSAYYVAYYDDEVDKVNQYQRLSLEDLEKIEIGPEPTLFGKPKLSCMRLHYRHKEASGHFHTLRAVMRNPEEDGKDTLQCIAEMLQITKQAMGLDVPIIEKKLERKSSKPHEDIIGIRSQNQGSLAQGKNFLMSKFSSLNQKVKQTKSNVNIGNLRKLGNFTKPEMKVNFLKPNLKVNLWKSDSSLETMENTGVMDNKVQAESDGDMSSDNDSYHSDEFLTNSKSDEDRQLADSLESAGPIDYVLPSCGIIASAPRLGSRSQSVSSTDISIHAPSEVMVTHESGLGKGQESPLKKSPSADNIHILTDFAKPVDIYCHRFVQDAQNKMTQLSETRSVSQQASEEGNQITNQISNEGTQSESTEQTLARPSQLDVSFSATGPQFLSVEPVHSVLSHKTPSSGSSMIEFETGLRVTSTESGSSRAVSPFAKIRSSMVQVASITQAGLTQGINLAVAKVQKSPAEPEVVNEIQQNELKNMFTQCQTRIIQI